The window tagaaaaagcaccagcgggtcatgtcaattcctaggagaaaacttaatttcatggtttagcaagaaacaaaactcggttgcattatctactgctgaagctgaatatgttgcagccgggagttgttgtgctcaaatcatgtggatcaaacaacaattggaagattatggcattaaacaagataaaatttccattaattgtgataatacaagtgccattaatctaactaaaaatccaattcagcattcaagaactaaacatattgagataagacatcacttcataagagatcatgtactgaatggtgatgtgacacttcaatttgtttgcactgatgatcaattagctgatatttttacaaaacctctaagtgaagagagatttagtgtgcttaggaggggattaggagtgattgatccatcctagtggtattttccactagttcattgattttgatgataagattgtggttaatatagagcttcttttcaataatcatcaaattagatcataacttagtgattttccctcattcggcacgaacatagcatgattttaggtgcatgccagagttcgagacgactcgagtaagtttcagagtcggcttgtaagggggagtcgactcgcacatttacgggagtcgactcgagatcgatggcagcagaggaggagttgactcgcatacagtcgggagtcgactcgaggtcaataggcgcataaggagagtcgactcgcgcatattttggagtcgactcgcgacttagtggagtcgactcgcagtcgggatccgattgtttaaccctaacttcatcgtttactcaacacttctattcaccgccgccactgttcacaagccctagagtcgactcctagagcgtctccggccgaccttaaggtttttcccgtccatcttcctcgcttctttaggttccttcctcttccctaggtcaaaatgcctcgtaaagccgttgtccggaagagaccccaacccgcgaccggtgccgagcagcgttccaaggctcggaacgatcccgcgaggccacaacctccggctcgttccccgccgagggaggttccctcgaggccgtgcgccgggaaggcggtctccaccgggagatacgtcgatttcgactatctctcccgggagggctttactataggagagagactgcgggcccagggcttagagtatttttgttccctagatctccccacataccctagcctagttagggagttctacggtactgtacataggggcgatgggggtatcgagggcatggtagccggtgtcccattgttcatttcggaggatatcattgctcaggtcctccatcttccacaagtaggggtggctcccacacaccccgaggataggactgaggcccttacggccattctaggacatccacctcagtcccccttagatgaagtgtccgctagctcactttcagttgagatgcggctcctcttgagtatcatctctaggtccctcttcccgaagactggccgcttcgattttgtatctgagagagacctagctcttatgttctacatcctccaggacaccccaatcaactttcccaagatgatgtatagatatctatgtgagccactagatagacctaggctcaccctcccctatggcatgatgttcactcttctgtttagggaggccgagattcccattcctgagggagaaccctctcgcgcattgcgatggacagatcgcatgcgtccgggaaccctacacaggatggagtttcggaaggtcgagggaacctgagttaggaaatcatccacctactcagcccatggaggtccggatcgctcctgagcagctccgggagttgcggcaggagatagttagagatctccgggacgacctacttagggagctccggggttcagtgcctgctccttctcctgcaccttcttcagcgttggtcccttccctgtccgccgtggctgagatgacggcccatgtgcgggaagagatcgacaatgtaaggttcctgatccaagcccagttccacagcatgagcgaagtcACGAGCACTACTCGGACAATGCGCGATAacgtccgacaggatatgggcaccactacccagggggcagagcgcttggcgaatgtactgatcgccaagttggacacactgcaggagaccctgaccgagctctccaccacacacagcagggccactTCGGCCATTATCTCCCAGCTTGGGAATGTCACAAACGGGGTCACTCTCCTCATGGAacagaacagattgagaggaggagccacatcctcgagaggaggaaccacatcctcgaggagaccctagctgcttttgttttattttgaatgtatcttttgctttacttattgtattcacaaatgtatttatatatacatcaatacaatgagtagacatattcattTCAATACTGTGCCAATTGATCTctgcttgcttgtgtgttctattcacttcctttttgatacgatgacaaaaagggggagaaatatgtaatagatatgtaaaaggaataaatgaaaatcaataaaaaaaaacttttaaaacacacaataatttgttcttagtggatttgatacctcgaggctcattatctctctgttggggctcctaatggagtaatctccagaatctattcaagggatattcggagattagttgaatcctactcaagaacaaattgacagattttccctctaaaaaccaaatacttaagttcaaaaacttcaatgcattaaaaggaaattcaaagaatcaaaacaaagtagaatgcatatgttgagggggagaatctgaatttttaaagctaaatcattaaatatatataagccaaataattgattgcatgatatgaaggcttatataattccaaatgaaagggggagctttaactccaaaatttattgtttcacacctttcaagcttggataaattaaataaccagacacttgaattcatttatagatcttattttcttgtttattgagcaattcactttacatatactcaatgttttgtcatcatcaaaaagggggagattgtggagtgattgattaaaaccctatttgattttgatgagctcaaagcatttgagtatatcttttgtttactaatgaattcaattgagtgtttcagtgaaaatcttgtctaagtgtttctagatttggttcaagatatttttgataagttaagaagtcaatttgagccaaagtctgagactcgagttgactccagaatagtacgagtcgactccaagcgtatcagaatccctggcacgggctcgagtcgactccggatcattacgagtcgacttcgactgagaacagacagacgaacagaaagactcaactcaaaacctgtcagcgagtcgactcctgaagtgtgcgagtcgactccaatgcttacagagtcgactctggagtagtatgagtcgactccaaggagttacagacagaaaagtcagagagcgattttcgaccctgagattcgagtcgactcctgtggaacgcgagttgactccgatggttggcaggtcgactccaaagaaagcgagagtcgactctcagtggtacacaaggcaaaagtcagagagcagttttcggactctgagatccgagttgactcccgcaatgcgcgagtcgactccaagacagcgcgaccccaaaaagacagaagaccgaattattgtctctgagagtcgagtcgacttccagacagctcgagtcgactccaaggcagcgctacatcaaaaaggcagaaggctgtgtttcggaaactgagagtcgagtcgactccggaacagtccgagtcgactccaagactggacgagccaaaagacagaagatcgggagttcgggctctgagcgccgagtcgactctcaggattgtcgagtcgactcgagtgggccaagttggaaaattagctccatggacttcatgggatgagccgactccgaaaatggcaagtcagctccagaagttggcgagtcgactccgggttaagtcgagtcgactcccagtcgcggaggtcactttaattcaaatccggaacagttgccgagccgactccagaaaagcatgagtcgactccctctacagccgagtcgactccagatcgcgcgagtcgactccgaccccaacggacatattgtcaggatgtgcagagtgtgcagaacgggcagaaaaaggtgtctaacggctagtttccgtgggggatggcttaaatagccacagaggactgtagcaaggtagagaagcactattccactcaaagaaatcaagcatcctatctctgccaactggttttcaacagaaaagaaggaagagcgccattaactccatccagctacctcttcccagcatttaaagaagtctcctcctgccttcaagtcgaccagactcacagttcaaaaagccctactctactccaactcaaacgtgtttgagggctcttaacttctctctagtttatatcgctgtatatctgctttttagaagctctgtttttcggtTTGTgtctgttctttccatcttatctttgcttgattcaatcaggggattgaatcaagagtgcgtagaggttggttggtgagccgagggtaaaaccaacgtgtaagggttcgattgtgatcccgggaaaacaatcggggtggttctagtcggtgagcctggaaaaaccgaccgagttcgttgtgagctcgtaaaacaacaagttgggttgtgagcttgtaaaacaaccggctgtaatccgaggggttatagtgaattcccaagtgagacttggggagtggacgtaggagctagGGCAagctccgaactactataaacattgtgtttgtgattgcttgtgtctctttctctcactctcatttcactcacagcacatagcaactaattattcatcttgcaaaagtattaattagtcattcaCAAACGTTTCAATTGCAAAATtacttttaaaacccaattcacccctcctcttgggttgtctatctgggcaacaattatGCTTCTGAAACATGCCTAACCAATGCTATAAAGCTTGCCAAAGCATGTTCATTTTACCAATTACCTTTGCCCATAGAAGAGACTAGAACTTCAAGCCATTAATTTTGTTATTGGTCGCCCCCCGACCGACGGCCTTTACGCAACTACGACTACTGTGATGTGAGCGgttcaattggtttgatctttCCGGCCTCCACTTGTACGGAGATGCATGCATAAAGGGACCCGCCCCTTTTTTTATCTTAATCTTTAGGACAGAACAAAGTAAATGACTTTTCTTCCAATGGATAAACATATCATAAATCCAACAAACACCCTCTTTGATGGATGAAACCATGAAAGCAACATGATACATGTCTAACTTtctctttttccccttttttaatGTTTCATGTTAATTTTAGGGTTCATCTGTTGATTTTTAGAAGAAAGcaggggtgttttttttatcACGATTCAAAATTTTCTTGCATTGTCATATTCATTATCTTTATTAGTTTTGGTATTCCTATTGCTGTTTAGGGTTATTCTAGCTTATTGTTGTGTGCATTAACAGTAGTTCTGTGTTTTCTTACTGGGTATTTTTATTGAAACATGACCATAagattattttctgtattttcGTAAATATCTGAGGCTTTAACTGGAAAGATTTGAGCTCTttcttaaataggttaaatttaatgatatttattttgttataggttaaatttgtgatatttatttatttatttgagcaGATTATTTTTACTAATGTCTCATTCTAAAATGGGTGAAAATGAGAATGTTGAAGATTTAAGGGATGAGGATGATAGAAATGAAGATACTGTTGAAAATGATTGTGACAAGACTTCTAGAAAAAGATCTTGGGTATGGAATCACTTTATCgagaaaaaaattctgaagggTCAATAGCTAAGTGCAAATATTGTAAAAAAGTTTTAAGTGGGAGCACTAAAGGAGGAACGAGTCATCTAAAATGCCatctagaaaatatttataagaagtATCAAAAGAATCCGACTAATCAGTTGCTCTTACTACCAAGTTCAAAAGATCGGATAAAGTCTTTCAAATTCAATCAAGAAGAGAGTAGAAAAATTCTTGCAAAATTTATCATATGTGTTGAGCTTCCATTTCGTATTATTGAGCACACTGTTTTTCTGGATTTTATGAGATCTCTTCAGCCATTATTCAAAATTATGGGTCGTAAGACTGTAAAATATGATTGTATGGCTTTATatcaagaagagaggaaaaaattgcATTATGTATTCAAGAACCTAAGTTCTCGGGTTAGTTTCACTACTGATATTTGgacatcaaatcaaaaaattgGTTACATTTCTTTCACAGTACATTATATTAATTCTGATTTTATTCTACATAAGAAGATTATTAGTTTCAAGAAACTCCCATACCCTCACACTAGCTTTGCAATTGAAGATGCTATACGAAAATGTCTTGTTGAATGAAAATTGGATTGTATAATATGTGCTATTACTTTAGATAATTGCAGCACAAATGATGCTGTAATGAGAAGGCTACGAGATCACTTTTGTTATGCAATGTTGTTTAGTGGGGCGTACAGTCATATTAGATGTTGTgcacatatattaaatattatggttcaggatggaatgaaaatcattcaTGAAGCTATTGAATGTATAAGAGAAATTGTTAGATATGTCTCTACATCCCCATCTTGAATGCAAGCATTTAATGAAATTGTACAACATATGAGACTTCCTGCTAGAAAAGGATTCACTTTGGATGTTCCTACAAGGTGGAATTCTACTTATGAAATGTTGCATGATGCACTTGGTTATAAAGATGCTCTTATTAGATATGCAACTAAGCATTCATGTGTATGCCCCACCAATGATGAATGGAAAAAGGCTTCTATAATTCTTAAATTCTTAGAAGCCTTTCTTGATGCCACTAAAGTATTTTCTGGTTGTAAGTATCCCACATCCAATTTATACCTAAATAAAGTTTGGGGAATTAGGGCTTTGTTGACGGATGAAAGTATCGATACTGATGAAAAAATGAAGCAATTAACAAAtgagatgctaaagaagtttaacAAATATTGTTCTCAGTGCAATAGTTTGTTGGTAATTGCTTCTATTTTGGATCCCAGATCAAGGTTGATATTTGTAGAGTTTTGTTATCAAAAGACATTTGAGTTGGAggagtgcaagaaaaagattgaTGATACTCGTGCTTGTCTTtttaaattgtataatgagtatGTAGATGCAACAAGAATGCATCCCTCTATGAGTTCAAGTGAGCGAACATCTAATTTTGGTGGACAAGGTGATATAAGTTcagtttcttccaaaaaaaaattggtatgGATTTTGCTCAATTTAGAAGTCAGAGTTCTTCAAAACGCCCTAAGATATCCGAGCTAGATAGTTATTTGGATGATGATGTGTTTCCTGATTTGGAGAATAAGGAGTTTGACATCTTGACTTGGTGGAAGAGCAATGCAGCAGTCTATCCTATACTATCAAGAATGGCTCGAGATGTTCTAGCTATTCCAGTCTCCACTGTTTCATCTGAGTCGGCATTCAGCAATGGTGGTAGAGTTGTGGATCAGTATCGAAGCTCTTTGAGCCCATTTACCGTAGAAGCCTTAGTTTGTACCCAAGATTGGCTTCGTGAACAATATGATGAAggtatataaattttttaaatttatctaatattttttatttgcttattgtacttataatttaaacatttatgattgatttgtgTATTAACAGTTGCAAATTGCTCGAGTTCTGTAACGTTGAATGTAGATGACGACACCCTAGAGTGGGCAATTTGGGAGAACTGAATGgcgataccctcatcagatctaGTTCATACCTAAAGTATTAAGTATCAAGTATGTTTGTTGATGGAGTATTTTCATGTGGATCATGGTTATTTTCATGTGGATCATGGTTATTTGTTGCAAAATTTTATGAGAGTTGTATGTTTTTGAACTGCAGGCCTGAAGCCGACTTCAGAGGGTTTCTCTATTACATGGATATGATGAATATATTATTGTGCAGGGAACAACGACTTCAAGCcgttgattttttttatcctcCTATTTTTGATGGAATCCTTTTGTTTGGTTGCAGTTGTATCGTTGCAGTTGGTTGCATGGAATGAATTTTTTTCAACTTGTCTTCAAACCATCAGATGCTCTTTAGAATTGTTGGACTGGTTTGAGCAGATTGGTCGTGCCAAGATAAAGTCAGAAAATTCATTCATTTGGCAGGAAGCCTCTGAATTGTGTATTTTGTTAATGATCTGTCTGATTGCCTACTTGGTCCATCTCATATTTGATTTAAGCTGAGTAGGTTGTTGCTTGTGGACAGAATCTTCATcttggtttttttcttttttatctccTGTTGTTTGCTTGTGGACATTTTTGCTTGTATGTTTTCATGTACTTGTATTTGCACATACACCTCTGTGAAATTGTCCTCTGTGCAGTTGATCTGTCATTTATAACTGCTACAAAATTGATTGTTTAATCATGTAAAGTGGGTCGGGATCGGGCCAGGCTCGTGATCGGGCTGGCCAAATCGGGCTCGGGCCGAGTTTTTGTAAAACTGTTCGGGCCTCGGCCCGGCCCGAAGCCTGGAAAataatttcgggccgggcttgggtaggggtgtggcccgacccggcccggcccacttccagccctagtcGAGTTGACACAGGATTTGATTCATTAGCTGAGAGTCTCCATGCGGAGGCTTGGTACTGTTAAGGTCGGAATTTGGTGGGCATATTTGGCTTATTCTATTTAgttggacaggaatgctggCTTATTTGAGGGCAGGCGGTTGCCCCCACggatggtggtggacagagccATGCTTTATGCGAGGGAGGTTACTACAGCTGCCATTAGGTTCTCTTCTTAGATGGTCAGGGACACCCGGTGTCACACCGTTGAAAAGGTCGGAATGGAGTAACCAAATTTTTCTTGAGTTCTCCCTCTTTTCGGTGTGCGGCACCAAGTCTTGGCCTTGCCCAAGCCCTTGGTCAGCCTCCTTGTGCAAACCGGAGCAGGATCGACCCCTAAGCACACCTTGGTTTGGCTCTAGAACAGCCACCAAGTCCCCCACTTTTCAAGGTCTTGCCTAAGTCCCATACCTTAGACAACTCCCCCAAGACTAGGTAGATAACTAGGTTAGAAGGCCCCTCGCTGATTTTGCTCACCTCAGCCCTTCTAAACCCTGTGGACAACTCATTTTGCCCCGGCCAAGAACCCTTTGGCTGTGGGAAACCTTCACCTTGCTTCCCATAACCACACAACATATGGCACACGAGGATAAGGGGAAAGGGTCATGTATTTCTCACACAAATACATCCAAATTGCCCTCACAAGCCGAGGGACATAGCCAACATACTTCCCAAGTATATGACTCCTCTAAGACCCTAAAAACCCCTCCCGTCCAAGAGCCGCTCTTGGCCGGCGGGATACATTTGCCTTCTTTCCAAGAACCAAATGCCCTCCCTAAGAAAGCAACCCGAGCCCTTCACCTAAGCCTTTCACAAGGATGGCACAACCTCTTGTGCCTTCTTCCCCATCCTGAAAACCTCCCCCATATGAGGTCTTTTTACAAGGAAAGACTCACATCAGCACCAATCTCATTCGGCCCCTCCAATGGCCTTCACTTGTTGGCAATGACCCGGCGAAATCCTCCTCCAAGGCTTGGCTACATGGATGGCTCCTTGGACGGACTAGCCCACCCCAAATGATCCTCAAGATCCCTGGCTAGCCCTTCTTTGCCTTCTTCCCAAAGTGAGCCTCTCACTTTGCTTTGTGTGGCTATCCAATAATTATCTGTGTGTTCCCCCCCGAAATCCTCAACCTTTAGGTCTTTTTATAGTGCCCAAGGTTGGCATCTCCCAATCCAAGTGCAAGTCATCCGCAGCCTCCCATTGGTCGATAGGACCTTCACTTGGCTTGTGCTTTCTCTTGGCGGTTGGGGACTGTGTTTCCTCCTGCCCAGCTGCCCCGCAGCCTGCCCAGCCACCGCCCAATGCACAACAGCCCGCCAAGTGTCCTTGGACAGAGGCATCAGCCAATGGCAGCGCCTGGGCAGAAACCGCCTCCTGCCCAGCTTCCAGCCCGCCGCCGCCTGAAGCCTGCTGGGGGAACAGCCCATGTGCGGCTGTCTGCCCCGCCGCCCAGGGCCGCCCGACGCCCTGGTTCGCCCGCGCGCGCGCCCGGCGCGCGCGCGCCTGCGCGCGGCCATTGCCCTACGCCAGACTGGGCGGGCGCGCTCCTGCGCCCGCGGCTTCTTGCGCGCGCCTGCCTGCGCGCAACAGTGGCCCGCCCCACCTCTGCTCTAGCCTTGGTCGCTCGGCCGCGCGCGCACCTGCGCGTGGCCCTGCTGATCCACCGAGCGCCCACGCCCGGCTCGCCGTCTCTGTGATCAGGGTCTGGCCTCGGCCACGCGCCCCTTGCGCGGCCCTCGCGTCCTTCCTGCCGTGCGCCCCGCGCACTGCCCTAGCGCAAGGCCCGGCCCTGGCTCACTTGGCCACGCGCGCACCTGCGCGCGGTCCAGCTCCTCTGCGCGCGCCCCGCGCGCGTCAATGCCGCTCTGCCGTGCGCACGCCCGCGCACGGTCCGCCGACTGTGTGCGCGCGCCGCGCGCGCACTTCTCCGCTCGGCCTGGCCGCGTGCGCTCCTGCTCACGGCCAAGTCTGGGCACGCGTCTCTTGCGCATGCCGTCCCGAGGCCTGGTGCGTGCGCCTCCTTCGCACGCCGCAGCGTCCGCCCTTCCGTGCCCCGCGCACGGCCTGCAGGTGGGCCGACGCCTACGCGCCCCGCGCGCTCTCTTGGCCTCCACGCTTGACCCATCCACGCGCGCCTTTGCGCATGTGCCAGCATCCGCGCACGACTCCGCTGCGTGCGCCCCTGTGCACAGGCTGGATCCGGCCTATCTCCGCTGCACAGGGCCACTGCCGTTTGCGCTGCAATCTGCGCACTGTGCAGTGCGCACAAGGCCTGGCCCTGGCCAAGTGCTCGGCACGCCTTCTGCGCGCCCGTGGCCATCCTGCGTGCGTACACCCGCGCACGCCCCGGCGCCTGGCCTGGCTGTGCGCCTCCTTCGCACAGCCCGTGCACAGGCCAGCACCGGCCTTTGGCCACTCGCGTGTGCTCCGCTGCACACTTCCTCGCTCTGCCCGGCCGTGCGCCCAGTGCCACGGCCTGCGCATGGCAGAGCCCGCGCACGCCCCGCGCGCGCCATAGCCAGGGGTGTAACACCCGGGGTACTCTCTCCGCTATCACAGCGCCCAGGTTCGCCCtaatttcttgggtacccccaccccttggtcatctcaaagtgaacttcgatGATAGTATGTCGGTGGATGGGATATCAGAAGGAGTTGGCTTTGTCATCAGAGATCATCTAGGTAGGTTGATAGCAGCTGGTGGCTGCCGCACACCGGGACTTACTGCAGTCGAGGCAGAGCTGTGGGCAGCTTGAGAGGGGatatcctatgcgaggcgggtactTGGTGCTGAGCATACATGCCTTAAGGGAAACTCCTCTGTGGTGATCGATTGAATTCGGAGAGTGGACAAATACGGTGATAGTCATCTTCTCATTCGTGATACTCATAGATTGGCTCAGGAGCCGAGCAATTTCTAAACTTTACATGTTTTATGAAAGATGAACAGTACAGCAGACTGAGTTGCCTTATTTATTGCCCGGCGCTTCGGAAAGATCATATGGATATCTGTAAGAGATATTCTTCTTATcttgtactctttactttcttttgatacGGTTGGATGTACTCAAGAGCTATATAAAAtacagttttcatcaaaaataaaataaaataaaatattagcaTCTGTTAAATTTAAAGCCTCACGCCCGCAAGCGCAGCCAGGCTAACGAATCTGCCCGAATTAAATTCTGCGTTTCTTCCACGCCAT is drawn from Phoenix dactylifera cultivar Barhee BC4 unplaced genomic scaffold, palm_55x_up_171113_PBpolish2nd_filt_p 001652F, whole genome shotgun sequence and contains these coding sequences:
- the LOC120108940 gene encoding zinc finger BED domain-containing protein RICESLEEPER 2-like; translated protein: MDFAQFRSQSSSKRPKISELDSYLDDDVFPDLENKEFDILTWWKSNAAVYPILSRMARDVLAIPVSTVSSESAFSNGGRVVDQYRSSLSPFTVEALVCTQDWLREQYDEVANCSSSVTLNVDDDTLEWAIWEN